A stretch of Microbulbifer bruguierae DNA encodes these proteins:
- a CDS encoding SLC13 family permease, with product MSNTSSPASLSAESTARLQNPSYQTVGLLLGPALFALMMLFADAQTTMNPVAWKVAAIGLWMAAWWATEAVPVPVTALLPIATFELVGITSIKEAAAPYANPIIYLFMGAFVLALAVERWNLHKRIALMILSRTGTDGRRMIGGFMLVAALLSMWMTNTSTTMMLFPIAISVTAIIVEHVQGLTEQAKSQFQTAMLLALAYAATIGGLATLVGTPPNALLAAFMTENYGIEIGFARWMLVGVPVAAILLPAGWLLLTRWIYRVEIPESAEVKTHLRELQAELGPISRPEARVASIFALVVLAWMLRRPLSSALGLEGLSDAGIAMIAALLLFLMPSGDHKQPHLMTWHDVGRLPWGVLILFGGGLSLAAQVSESGLAAWLGESLSLVSAIGVVALVIAATALVIFLTELTSNLATTATFLPAVAAIAVQADISPLLLCVPVTLAASCAFMLPVATPPNAIVYASGLLTIPQMVRAGIALNLFGLVVLTLVAIQWAPRLLN from the coding sequence ATGAGCAATACTTCGAGCCCGGCCAGCCTCTCAGCCGAGTCCACCGCCAGGTTGCAGAACCCCAGCTATCAGACGGTGGGTCTGCTGCTGGGGCCGGCACTGTTTGCGCTGATGATGCTGTTCGCCGACGCCCAGACCACCATGAACCCGGTCGCCTGGAAGGTGGCCGCCATCGGCCTGTGGATGGCCGCCTGGTGGGCCACGGAAGCCGTACCGGTTCCGGTGACCGCGCTGCTGCCCATCGCCACCTTCGAACTGGTGGGCATCACCTCCATCAAGGAGGCCGCCGCCCCCTACGCCAACCCCATCATCTACCTGTTTATGGGCGCCTTCGTACTGGCGCTGGCGGTGGAGCGCTGGAACCTGCACAAGCGCATCGCGCTGATGATCCTGAGCCGCACTGGCACCGACGGTCGGCGCATGATCGGCGGGTTTATGCTGGTGGCGGCACTGCTGTCCATGTGGATGACCAACACCTCCACCACCATGATGCTGTTTCCCATCGCCATCTCGGTGACCGCCATCATTGTGGAGCATGTGCAGGGCCTGACCGAGCAGGCCAAATCCCAGTTCCAGACCGCCATGCTGCTGGCACTGGCCTACGCCGCCACCATCGGCGGCCTGGCGACGCTGGTGGGCACCCCGCCCAATGCCCTGCTGGCAGCTTTTATGACCGAGAACTACGGTATCGAGATCGGCTTCGCCCGCTGGATGCTGGTGGGTGTGCCGGTGGCCGCCATCCTGCTGCCGGCGGGCTGGTTACTGCTCACCCGCTGGATATACCGGGTGGAGATCCCCGAGAGCGCGGAAGTGAAGACTCACCTGCGAGAACTGCAAGCCGAACTGGGGCCCATCTCGCGCCCGGAAGCGCGGGTGGCCAGCATATTTGCACTGGTAGTGCTGGCGTGGATGCTGCGCCGGCCGCTGTCGTCGGCGCTGGGGCTGGAGGGGCTTTCCGACGCGGGGATCGCCATGATTGCGGCACTGTTGCTGTTCCTGATGCCCAGTGGTGACCACAAGCAGCCGCACCTGATGACCTGGCACGATGTAGGCCGACTGCCCTGGGGCGTGCTGATCCTGTTTGGCGGCGGCCTCAGCCTGGCGGCTCAGGTATCCGAATCCGGCCTCGCCGCCTGGCTCGGCGAAAGCCTGTCACTGGTATCGGCAATCGGTGTGGTTGCGCTGGTGATCGCCGCCACCGCACTGGTGATCTTTCTCACCGAACTCACCAGCAACCTCGCCACCACCGCCACCTTCCTGCCGGCGGTGGCCGCGATTGCCGTGCAGGCGGACATTTCGCCACTGCTGCTGTGCGTACCCGTCACCCTCGCTGCCAGCTGCGCCTTTATGCTGCCGGTGGCCACACCACCCAATGCCATCGTGTACGCCTCCGGCCTGCTGACCATTCCGCAGATGGTGCGCGCCGGTATCGCGCTGAACCTGTTCGGCCTGGTGGTGCTGACCCTGGTCGCGATTCAGTGGGCGCCGCGCCTCTTGAACTGA
- a CDS encoding lyase family protein, protein MAIIRTLLIGGALLWLTSAATASTKSASTKPDTLSVDEIFSAEYQTQKVLDIEAALASAQAEEGMIPRWAAKELREKAHVRYVSQQDLAQEYDKVRHRMVALLNVWQRALDPRAAEYMHYGATTVDIYDTALVLQLSAATRTLIAQMRELETIMMRLAEEQKSTVMVGRTLGQHALPITFGKKVSGWLGENRRNIERLKQVYARLQHSGILKGAVGSYVGLGEQGMAVEKNFARQLGLQAPYPDDWHGARDVIAEYAYILAAISKSYGRIGNELFLLQMSDIGETEEQRVSTAVGSSTMPHKKNPSKSEALVFHARRIPRTAEVITDDMVNVFERDNTSHTNRLLAEISLDFSDMLETARKLLSNLKVNPSAMAENLNKTNGMIMSQRVTFALAEKLGKTTANTRLHELALEATETGIGLRAAIEQSEDLGNLFTANELDRLFDPSTYTGLAEQQVTAVIAYCETARAADIRQGFTR, encoded by the coding sequence ATGGCGATCATCCGTACCCTGCTCATCGGCGGCGCACTGCTCTGGCTGACCAGTGCCGCCACCGCGAGTACAAAATCCGCGAGCACCAAACCAGACACCCTTTCGGTCGACGAAATTTTCTCTGCGGAATACCAAACCCAGAAGGTCCTCGATATCGAAGCCGCGCTCGCCTCTGCGCAGGCGGAGGAGGGCATGATTCCCCGGTGGGCGGCGAAAGAACTACGGGAAAAGGCCCATGTCCGCTACGTGAGTCAGCAGGACCTGGCACAGGAATACGACAAGGTGCGGCACCGCATGGTGGCGCTGCTCAACGTCTGGCAGCGCGCGCTGGACCCCCGCGCCGCCGAATACATGCACTATGGCGCTACCACCGTGGATATCTACGATACCGCCCTGGTGCTGCAGCTAAGCGCGGCTACCCGCACCTTGATAGCCCAGATGCGGGAGCTTGAAACCATCATGATGCGGCTGGCGGAAGAGCAAAAAAGCACCGTTATGGTGGGGCGTACCCTGGGGCAACACGCGCTGCCAATCACCTTCGGCAAAAAAGTCAGCGGCTGGCTGGGCGAAAACCGCCGCAATATCGAACGCCTCAAACAGGTCTATGCCCGTTTGCAGCACTCCGGCATTTTGAAAGGTGCAGTGGGCAGTTATGTCGGTCTCGGCGAACAGGGCATGGCGGTGGAAAAAAACTTTGCCCGGCAGCTTGGCCTGCAGGCGCCTTACCCGGACGACTGGCACGGCGCCCGCGACGTGATTGCGGAGTACGCCTATATTCTCGCGGCAATCAGCAAATCCTACGGGCGTATCGGCAACGAACTATTTCTGCTGCAGATGTCGGACATTGGCGAAACCGAGGAACAGCGGGTAAGCACCGCCGTGGGCAGCAGCACCATGCCCCACAAGAAAAACCCCAGTAAATCCGAAGCGCTGGTTTTCCACGCCCGCCGCATTCCCCGCACCGCCGAAGTCATCACCGACGATATGGTTAACGTGTTTGAACGGGACAACACCTCCCACACCAACCGCCTGCTCGCAGAAATTTCTCTCGATTTTTCCGACATGCTGGAGACCGCCAGAAAATTACTGAGCAACCTGAAAGTGAATCCGTCGGCGATGGCGGAAAACCTGAACAAAACCAACGGTATGATCATGTCCCAGCGGGTCACCTTCGCACTGGCGGAAAAGCTCGGTAAAACCACCGCCAATACACGCCTGCATGAACTCGCGCTGGAGGCGACAGAAACCGGTATCGGGCTGCGCGCTGCCATCGAGCAAAGTGAAGATCTTGGCAATCTGTTTACCGCTAACGAACTGGATCGGCTGTTTGACCCCAGTACCTACACCGGCCTCGCCGAGCAGCAGGTTACCGCCGTGATCGCCTATTGTGAAACCGCGCGTGCAGCGGATATTCGCCAGGGTTTTACGCGGTAA
- a CDS encoding porin family protein, which produces MKASAIKLASAVLGALCLSAPLQAQQNFSDDAGFYIGGGIFSAANSDCSECEYTGQALEIGYDFNDIVGVEVKYASGESDYDDELNIQYVGANIGHDFNTGWFRLYGKVGLGSIEETFTYQGGCYDYYYCVPTYTESYTSTGTTLGIGARFTLSGTASGLYLKAETMGVAYEDESVGVAFLLGTGYRF; this is translated from the coding sequence ATGAAAGCTTCCGCAATCAAGCTTGCTTCGGCAGTACTGGGCGCGCTTTGCCTGTCCGCTCCGCTACAGGCACAGCAAAATTTTTCTGACGACGCTGGTTTTTATATCGGCGGTGGCATTTTCAGTGCGGCCAACTCCGACTGCAGCGAGTGCGAATACACTGGCCAAGCCCTTGAGATCGGTTACGACTTCAACGACATCGTTGGTGTCGAAGTCAAATACGCCTCCGGCGAGAGCGACTATGATGACGAGTTGAATATCCAGTATGTCGGCGCCAACATTGGCCACGACTTCAACACCGGCTGGTTCCGGCTCTATGGCAAAGTCGGCCTCGGCAGTATCGAGGAAACATTCACTTACCAGGGCGGCTGCTACGACTATTACTACTGCGTCCCTACGTATACCGAATCTTACACCAGCACCGGCACAACCTTGGGTATCGGCGCCCGCTTTACCCTGTCCGGCACCGCATCCGGGCTTTATCTCAAGGCTGAAACCATGGGCGTAGCCTACGAAGACGAATCTGTAGGTGTCGCATTTCTCCTGGGCACTGGCTACCGATTCTAA